ACTAATCAAGgggataatgcgaagagtggccttaacttcccatgtttaagggggaggttacggtggaaatctcgcacccactaGTCCGTCCGTAACGGCGGGGTCCTTAGGACGGCGCGGGGATGCGGGCCCGAGATGACTcaggacccacgcgtcggttaagggcgtagcccggcaaccgaccagggaggAGTccgcccgggaacaggcgttgccggcccacgcccgggggctactgtcgcaccagtggcacccgaggtaccaccgctgcacgacgcgcgggtcgcctcgcttgcttcccgggaggatcacaccccgggcggcagtgtacaagcagcccggcaacctaccagcccggcagggctagcggggcttcgggggagaattcctgcctgggcacctcccgggaaggtacttgccgggaggggcgttcccgggcacaggttTCCGCTGCGAAGGCGGGACCGAGTAAGCAggacagcggcgccacgtgggcgcgcggcgggtGCCCGGCGCGCGGGGTTcatcaggacaaggagtgaggcgcacggcgcatttaatgaaccgaAAGGAAGGGGTTCCCCGTCAAGTCAAGCGAACAGTGGCTGCCCAAGAgtagtttttaggccttagacccctagctacAAGGCTAGTATTCTTGCATGTATGCTAGCGCACCTTGGAGGAGTTGCccgagctccctgctcgccacttgtaaactatgcaccgtggcacctgtagtatccccttggctataagaggaggacccccgccagcggtcaaagggaTGGTTCCCCGTCAAGTCAAGCGAACAATGGCTGCCCAAGAgtagtttttaggccttagacccctagctacAAGGCTAGTATTCTTGCATGTATGCTAGCGCACCTTGGAGGAGTTGCccgagctccctgctcgccacttgtaaactatgcaccgtggcacctgtggtatccccttggctataagaggaggacccccgccagcggtcaaagggaTGGTTTTCGTTGATCCGTTCGCTGACCAACTCATAGTACTACACTAGCAGTAGCCTAAAGTAGAAAAAgacacttagccaaaagaGGGAGcacccgggggctccccccggcaacttgtaagcaCTTGTTCTTCCGTCAGCAGACAAGAAGGACGTAggattttacacctccgggtggtccgaacctgggtaaaacgcgTGTCCGTGCTCATTGCATGTTGTAGCGCTTCGCATTGGTCCGTCGGCGaccgccggagcgatccccgtcgctcactgccaaaccaaaaagggggtgctcacgCATCCCAagtgtcaaagccccgtgctacgacaggTATATTTGTCTGAAAAGGAAATTCTTAAGAAGCAACTCAAGTCTGTTGATAGCATTAGTTTGACATGCGATTTGTGGACTTCAAATCAGAATATTTGCTATCTAGTTGTGGTTGCTCACTACACAGATGATAGTTGGAAAATGCAGTATCATGTACTAACTTTTGTGGAATTAGATCAACCACACTCGGGCATTATCATAGCTCAGGCTGTATTTGAATGCTGCCAAGAATGGTAGATAGAAGATAAAATCATCTCTCTTACCATGGATAATGCATCTTCCAATGAAGTTGCTGCTAGCAAGTCGATGGATAGGTTTGCTACTCAGAAGTCAAGTAATTTCATATCAAAATACTTCCATGTTCGTTGCTGTGCTCGTATCATAAATTTGATAGTTAATGATGGTATTGCACCGTTGGAGCCTTTAGTTCGCAAGCTTAGGGAGACTATCAAGTACTTGAAAAAGTCTCCATCACGCATGTATAAATTATTGGGTATTTGCAAGTCTCTAACAATTGCTATTGGGAAAGGATTGTGCCTAGATGTCTCAACCAGATGGAGTTCTACACGTATAATGTTAGAGCCTTGTACCGTGTACAAAGTTGCTTTGGCTGAATATGCGCAATTAGATTCTCAATACAAGTGGCTGCCTAGTAATGAAGATTTGGAATTTTATGCCAATATTGAACCCATCTTGAGATCATTTGCTGAGGTTACTACCGTTCTATCCGGATCAAACTATTCCACTGCAAACATATTTTATCCTTATATCATGAATGTTAAAATTGCCATAAACAACCATGTTGTGAAAAAGGATGCTGAGAATTTGAATGCAATGGGTAAGGCAATGCTTGCCAAATTTGATAAATATTGGGATAGTGCATATGCTGTAGTTGATGATGCCAATGCAAgtaggaggaaggagaagaacaaTGCAATGGTGATTGTCACCATACTTGATCCTCGGTTTAAGTTGAAGCTTGTGGATTATTGTTTTAAGGAGTTGTATGGTAGAGACAAGGGTTGGAGAGAGTCGGATGACATCAAAGAGGAGTTCTTTGATTTGTATGCAACTTATGAGATGGAGAGCCGAATGAAGGAGACTGGAAATGAGTTCAGCTTCGAGTAGGCAGCCAGCTACATCTATGTCCACATTGTTTAGTGTATTCCAATCCTTTCTAAATGAGACGGAGTTAGAGCCAAATAAGTCAGAGTTGACCTCCTATCTTGAGGATAAGGTTCACCCCATGAATGATCCAGATTTCATAGCGCTTGATTGGTGGAGGTTGAATGGACATAGATTTCCTATTTTGTCAAAGATGGCAAAAATAAATGCTTGTCTGTACCAGCAACAAGTGTGTCATCCGAGTCAGCATTCTCAACAGGTGGTAGAGTTTTGGATGACTTCCGCAGTTCATTGTGCCCAAATATGGTTGAGGCACTAGTTTGTGGTGCTAGCTTCGTTAAAGGTTTGAAAGATAACCAAATTAGACATACAATAGTACAAGTAAATGAACATGCTTTTATTAACTTGCATCTTTCAAGTTTCAGCCTATTAGGCTTTGAGTGCCAAATTAACTTGCAAACCATTTATTTTTATAGGAACCTGATGTTGAAGAAGATGTGGAGTTTGTACCATTCCATATAGATTCTGCTCATGTTGAAAGCAACTAAAGACCGACAATGATGTGGTGTGGGGATGTGGGCGGCCTGTGAGCACAATGGGCCAGTgggctgctgcctgctggtTCAATCTTATTTTGGCGCTTCTGCTTGAATGGCTGAATGCAAGTGCTGTGATTTTGGTACTGTTATTTTGCATGTTCTATACTGTGTGCTGTGCtatttgttgctgctgttaGCCTTTGTGGTTGTGAAACTTTGACTTGTGGTGACTGTGAATGGCTACAGCCTACTGGAATGTGCTGACTTTGTTATATTTCCAATCTTTATTAGAATTGATCAGCTTCtactatattttatttgctgtCAAAAATTATTGCATACAAataggtcatgccaaaatttttTGTCAGCATGCCTGATATTTATCTTAACGAGTttttaacgagcgctcgcgagATCTTATCGAACCGAGCCAAACATTGGTCTCAGATAATTAACAataacgatcttaacgaaccgagcacTTAACGAACcgctcttaacgaaccgagcggCTCGTTAGCAAGGCCTAAGCATTAGGGCGCGCTATGTGTCGCGAGAAATTGCATATGTGCCTACCACTTACAAAAATTCATAATTTTGTGTAAACCAAAAAATAATCTTTTCTAAAAGTTCAGCAAAAAATAACCCGAGCACATTTTTTTAGGGTTAATTGGATTTATGCAACTCTCAATTCcaccggttggagatatgccattacaaaaacttgacttggagaaatgccactctaacttttttataccTCTGTTCCTGCCATTTTGTCCAATACCAGCACATACACTGTCTAAATACATAGAGACATAGCTCTATacgaacaattttttttcccatccAAAGTCAAACAGTTCTATTCGTCTTATCCCCACGCGCTCCTCTTAACAGTAGActcatattattatttttgattttctgtaatttttatagatttttctaagaagtttgaattttggccaaatttgattttttaaaCCTTTATGGCGCCTGGAAGACTCGAACGTACTGCTGAATTTTGTAAATAGGGGTATTATGGTAAATACTATTGTACACgctgaaatacatgtattttatgaacaaTTATTGGTCTTAAGTGGACATAATGGCATTGATAGAGgtataagaaagttagagtggcatttttccaagtcaagtttttgtaatggcatatctccaaccaGTGAAATAGAGAGTGGCATATATCCAATTAACTCTCTTTTTAACAAACTCTGatctttttttagagagatGGGTGGAGTCATGCACtcacaactccaccaccacagCAATAgcaatagttatttctcaaaCTTTGATCTCTTTGCTCAATGCCAACCTCTACGGCTTGATGTGACTAGGTTAACGCCATATGGCTTGCATTGAAAAAACTTGACAACTTCGCGAGCAATGAACGCTTTGGGGGCTTGATTTGTTGGAGATCACTGTGATGGACCATGGAGCTGAGCTCCTGAAAACCGAAATGGACTTCTATGGGCGGAGGGGGCAAATAGACATTTGCAAGGTCGACATCATTGTCCGCAGTGTTGAGCTCCAATACCTCAACACCACCATGTACCACGTTTAGTTTAAAAATGAGGATTGGTCATGAAAAAACATAGCCAATGTTTATGCACACCAAACTATATGACGGTAACCTGGCCACGCCAAACTAAAATGGctaaattttagtttttttgttgagatATAACTAAATTTGACTCCTATCCTATCAAATTTTAGTTATATCTCTACAGTAAGATCATGTTGGGCTGAACTATTATGTCATTTCATTGATTTACACACTCGTAGATTGTCCAACATGGCCATGCCCACAAAGGTTAGTCACCAATTTACACGTGACAAAAATGTAACCAAAGCTATCGTTCAGATATAAGTTCTTGAGGGGCAGTGCCGAGTGGTTCAGCACCAACTTTGCACCCATCAGCATTTTCCCAACATCCAGATCTACTCCGACCTGCAAAACACCCTTTCGCAATCCCCATGTGCTACGAATGCAACTGACGCTTATAGTTCTTATTAAATCAACGATGATGCAGATCGTTCCAGCCCATTTTGATTTCGACTTTCGATCAAACGAGCACTATAGAAAAACGATAAAActgtagaagaagaaaagaaaaacgaaatcATGCATAAAGCACCCAGCCCCGACGATTTCCCTTCCATTTCCACCCTGGTGGACGGACTGGACTCTCAACGCTTTTGGCTTGGGCGCGGCGGGCTTTCTTCCCCACCGCGACGCGCGACCACGAGCTCCCACCAACCGCTCCACCCGCTGCCGCTAAGGCTCAGGAGTAACGCACACTCCACTCGCCGACCGACCGACACCCGAGACCCCCGCGCCGGAGCGCCTCGAGCCCCCTTCGATTTCCCCGGCCGATCGCGACTCCCCACCCCACCGCGACACCGATcccccgccctcctccctcctctccccgcccCGCTGTCTGTCGGCGCCCACACCAGCTGAGAACCCAACCACCCCAAATCTCGCGCTCCCCAAATCCCCAACCGAAGCACCTTTCACTCCACTCCACCCCCAGATCCAccacctccttctccttcgccGAGATGCTCGTCCAGGGCCGCGTGTTCCCGGAcgacgcgcccgggaacaacaacaacaataagtCGGCCGCGCCCACGTCCCCGCGGGGCGCGCCGGGGGCGAACCGGCGCCACCCGCGGCCGTTCGCCAAGAGCCTCGACTTCGGCAGCTGGGCCTCGGAACACTCCTccaagctgctgctcctcctcttcgcggtcgcctccgtcgccgccgtcttcctcctccgcggcgccggtccggacgccgccgccctcctctgcCTCGACCGCTCCTCCCACTCCAACAACGGCGCCCCCGCCAGGCTCCCCTACCCGGACGTCCCATGGTCGAAGATCCCGCCGCTCGCGGTCGCCTCGGCGGTCCCGTTCGCGTCGTTCCGCGCCGAGAGGTGGATCGTCGTCTCCGTCTCGTCCGCGCCcaccgccgcgctcgccgcgctCACGCGCGTCAAGGGATGgcagctcctcgtcgtcggcaaCTCCCACACGCCCTCCGGGTGGGAGCTCAAGGGGGccatcttcctctccctcgagCTGCAGGCGCAGCTCGGCTATCGTTCGGTCGACTTCCTGCCTTACGCGTCCCACGTCCGTAAGACGGCCGGCTACCTCTTCGCCATCCAGCACGGGGCCAAGGTGGTCTTTGACGCCGATGACCGCGCAGAGGTGCCGGGGAATGATCTGGGGAAGCATTTCGATGTTGATCTGGGATCTGGCGTCGCCAACCACCCCGTGCTGCTCCAATACAGCCACGCTGATCCGAACCGGACGGTGGTGAACCCCTATGTGCACTTTGGCCAGCGGTCGGTGTGGCCACGGGGGCTGCCGCTGGATAAGGTCGGGGAGGTGGCGCACGAGGTGTTCTACACTGAGGTCTTCAGTGGCCGGCAGTTCATTCAGCAGGGGCTGTCTGACGGTTTGCCGGACGTTGATGCTGTGTTCTACTTCACTAGAAAGCCACCAACAGCGCCTTTTGATCTGAGGTTTGATGGGGAGGCCCCAAAGGTGGCCCTGCCACAGGGCATGATGGCACCAGTAAATTCGTTCAACACATTGTTCCACACACAAGCTTTCTGGGGGCTGATGCTTCCAGTTTCAGTGAGCTCAATGGCGGCAGATGTGATCCGTGGGTACTGGGCTCAGCGGATCTTGTGGGAGATTGGCGGGTATGTGGCTTTCTATCCACCAACCATTTACAGGAAGGATCATGTGCAAGCGTACCCTTTCGCAGAGGAGAAGGATCTGCATGTGAATGTTGGTAGGTTGATCAAATTCTTGAACGAGTGGAGGTCAAACAAGAGGACGCTATTCGAGAGGATTCTTGATTTAAGCTATGCCATGGCTGAAGAGGGGTTCTGGATGGAGCAGGATGTGAGATTGACAGCTGCTTGGCTGCAGGACCTGCTCGCAGTGGGGTATCGGCAGCCTCGGCTCATGTCCTTGGAGATTGACAGGCAACGGGCAACCATTGGAGAAGGTGACATGAAAGAGTTTGTTCCCAAGAAGCTGCCATCTGTGCATCTTGGGGTTGATGAGATTGGCACAGTGAACTATGAGATTGGTAATCTGATTAAGTGGAGAAAGAACTTTGGAAATGTGGTGCTGATCATGCATGTTAGTGGGCCCGTGGACCGCACGGCTTTAGAGTGGAGGCTGCTATATGGACGGATATTCAAGACGGTTATCATTCTTGCAGAGCAGAGCAATGTAGAGCTTGCTGTTGACCGCTGCGCTCTGTCACACGCATACAAGTGAGTGATTACCCCCAGTAACTCTTCATTGACTTGCATCCATAACTATTCTTGAAACTCTGATATCCATTTGATAAGATCATATGAAAACAGAACTAGATAATGATCGATATATGAATTATTAGGATATATAGGAATTGCTTTGTTTTTTGCCGAAATTTATTGTGTATACTTAATTCTGCTGTATTTTCAGTTAGATCGAATGTCATCATATGCTCTAAACCATTCCATCCAAAACAGCTCCTAACTAATTACATGTTGTCCCTAATGCCAATTACACGAAGGATCTGTACTAGAGGACGTCCCTGTATTGATGGTTGAACCTAGCTGTATACTGATAAGCACATTTTGCTCAGTTCACCATGTTATGTAATCCATTTGAATAAAAAAGAATGTAGAGCTATTGTCTTACTAAATCTTAGGGGAAGC
The Brachypodium distachyon strain Bd21 chromosome 2, Brachypodium_distachyon_v3.0, whole genome shotgun sequence genome window above contains:
- the LOC100834910 gene encoding probable glycosyltransferase STELLO2 translates to MLVQGRVFPDDAPGNNNNNKSAAPTSPRGAPGANRRHPRPFAKSLDFGSWASEHSSKLLLLLFAVASVAAVFLLRGAGPDAAALLCLDRSSHSNNGAPARLPYPDVPWSKIPPLAVASAVPFASFRAERWIVVSVSSAPTAALAALTRVKGWQLLVVGNSHTPSGWELKGAIFLSLELQAQLGYRSVDFLPYASHVRKTAGYLFAIQHGAKVVFDADDRAEVPGNDLGKHFDVDLGSGVANHPVLLQYSHADPNRTVVNPYVHFGQRSVWPRGLPLDKVGEVAHEVFYTEVFSGRQFIQQGLSDGLPDVDAVFYFTRKPPTAPFDLRFDGEAPKVALPQGMMAPVNSFNTLFHTQAFWGLMLPVSVSSMAADVIRGYWAQRILWEIGGYVAFYPPTIYRKDHVQAYPFAEEKDLHVNVGRLIKFLNEWRSNKRTLFERILDLSYAMAEEGFWMEQDVRLTAAWLQDLLAVGYRQPRLMSLEIDRQRATIGEGDMKEFVPKKLPSVHLGVDEIGTVNYEIGNLIKWRKNFGNVVLIMHVSGPVDRTALEWRLLYGRIFKTVIILAEQSNVELAVDRCALSHAYKYLPKVFGRYSGADGFLFLQDHMILNYWNLLQADKEKLWITNKIAHSWVTVPVESNKEEWFVKQGAMVKQVVGSSPVHFQTNYKESMGEDKIVFCGSELFYVPRRFVEDFGDLVGLVGDLDLHHKIAIPMFFLAMDLPQNFDSEALAGTVFRTNLAANETFSSIYTAQSPAVFPVKVQNEIDFIKVIRLMSKGDPLLMELV